A window of the Pseudoliparis swirei isolate HS2019 ecotype Mariana Trench chromosome 13, NWPU_hadal_v1, whole genome shotgun sequence genome harbors these coding sequences:
- the mybpc2b gene encoding myosin binding protein Cb isoform X3: MPEPVPAEKPEGPEESAEEEPLLPDGAKANPAEEENMSTELTGLFVEKPKENLDVVVGSDLTIIAKVDSTNLTRKPTMKWLKGKWMDLGSKAGKHMQFKETYDRNTKIYTYEMKIIKAKVGHAGVYRCEVTVKDKCDSSSFEISVEASQQEAQADIFSAFKRSDAGEDDGDLDFSALLKTAKKRKVKEEPVIDVWELLKNAHPSEYEKIAFEYGITDLRGMLKRLKKMKVVEPKHCEAFLKRLENCYSVEKGKKIVLRCEVVDPNVTVKWLKNGQEIKPSAKYIMETNGNVRTLTINKTSLADDAAYECVVGEEKCFTEIFIKEPPVTITKLMDDYHVVVGERVEFEVEVSEEGAHVMWFFEDIELVKDKDSTKYRFKKDGKKHTLIIQEATLEYIGMYHAWTNGGHTKGELEVEEKQLQVLQDIADLTVRATDQALFKCEVSDDKVTGKWFKDGVEVLPTERIKMTHIGRFHRLLIENVKPEDAGDYTFIPDGYALSISAKLNFLEIKVDYVPRQDPPKIHLDTSGNMVSQNTIIVVAGNKLRLDVEITGEPAPTVVWTKGDQPITATEGRIRVEARKDLSCFVIEGAEREDEGNYTICVNNVAGEDKAMLFVKIVDVPDPPENLRCTSVGEDCASIIWDPPAFDGGVPLKGYLMERKKKGSSRWTKLNFDVYEASTYEAKRMIEGVMYEMRVFAINSIGMSQPSLSSKPFMPIAPTSEPIRLNVHDVTDSTCTLKWQAPEKIGAGGLDGYIIEYCKEGGTEWEVANQELCEKQGFVVRGLPVGEKINFRVKAVNIAGHSPPAVLSQPVTIREIMEYPKIRIPRELRTKYVRKVGEKINLTIPFQGKPRPVATWFKDGEPIDPKMVNVRSTNVDTILFIREAEREHSGTYELVLKIENMEDRASLVIRIVDKPGPPTKMKVTDVWGFNAALEWEAPKDDGNCEIIGYTIQKADMKTKEWFTVYEHNRRTNCTASDLIIGNEFMFRVYSENLCGLSDEAGPSKNTAVIAKTDLAHKRSPFKEKDTSCVPKFTQPLIDRSIVAGYSTTISCSVKGYPKPKIVWMKNKMIIGQDPKFLMRNNQGVLTLNIRKPGTFDGGKYSCMAVNELGTDEVECKLDIRVATDPDKK, encoded by the exons ATGCCCGAGCCAGTCCCTGCAG agAAACCGGAGGGTCCGG AGGAGTCAGCGGAAGAGG AGCCACTCCTACCAGATGGAG CAAAAGCAAACCCTGCAGAGGAGG AGAACATGTCGACTGAGCTCACCGGGCTCTTCGTCGAGAAGCCGAAAGAAAATCTCGATGTTGTTGTAG GATCGGATCTCACTATCATAGCCAAGGTGGATTCCACCAACCTGACGAGAAAACCCACCATGAAATGGCTGAAGGGAAAGTGGATGGACCTCGGCAGCAAGGCTGGAAAACATATGCAGTTTAAAGAAACCTACGACAGGAATACTAAG ATCTATACTTATGAAATGAAGATCATCAAGGCGAAAGTCGGACATGCCGGGGTCTACAGGTGTGAAGTCACGGTGAAAGACAAGTGTGACAGCTCCAGCTTTGAGATCTCCGTGGAGG cttcacagcaggaggCGCAGGCAGATATCTTCTCTGCCTTCAAGAGATC GGATGCTGGAGAGGACGACGGAGATCTGGATTTCAGTGCTCTGCTGAAAACCGCAAAGAA GAGGAAGGTGAAAGAGGAGCCGGTGATCGACGTGTGGGAATTGCTTAAGAACGCCCATCCGAGCGAGTATGAGAAAATTGCCTTTGAGTATGGCATCACTGACCTGAGGGGCATGCTAAAACgcctgaagaagatgaaggtcgTCGAGCCCAAGCATTGCGAGG CTTTCCTGAAGAGGCTGGAGAATTGCTACTCAGTGGAAAAGGGCAAGAAGATCGTCCTGAGATGTGAGGTGGTCGATCCCAACGTGACGGTCAAATGGTTGAAGAATGGCCAGGAGATCAAACCCTCAGCCAA gtACATCATGGAGACCAACGGGAATGTCCGAACACTCACCATCAACAAGACGTCCCTGGCTGACGACGCTGCGTATGAGTGCGTGGTCGGAGAGGAAAAGTGTTTCACAGAGATCTTCATCAAAG AGCCCCCTGTGACCATCACCAAGCTGATGGATGACTATCATGTGGTTGTTGGAGAGAGAGTGGAGTTTGAGGTCGAGGTGTCGGAGGAGGGCGCCCACGTCATGTG GTTCTTTGAGGATATCGAGCTCGTCAAAGACAAAGACTCCACCAAGTATCGCTTCAAGAAGGATGGAAAGAAGCACACGCTCATCATCCAGGAGGCCACGCTGGAATACATTGGAATGTACCATGCTTGGACAAACGGGGGTCATACCAAaggagagctggaggtggaAG AAAAACAACTGCAGGTGTTGCAGGACATTGCAGATCTGACCGTCAGGGCAACAGACCAGGCTCTGTTCAAGTGCGAGGTGTCCGACGATAAGGTCACAGGAAAGTGGTTCAAAGACGGCGTGGAGGTCCTGCCAACCGAACGCATCAAAATGACTCACATCGGAAG GTTCCATCGTCTGCTTATTGAAAATGTGAAACCAGAGGATGCTGGAGACTACACATTTATTCCTGATGGATACGCTCTGTCCATATCTGCCAAGCTCAACTTCTTGG AAATTAAGGTCGACTACGTGCCAAGACAAG ATCCTCCAAAGATCCACCTGGACACCAGCGGGAATATGGTCTCACAAAACACCATCATCGTGGTGGCAGGCAACAAGCTCCGCCTGGATGTGGAGATCACAGGAGAGCCAGCACCCACCGTCGTGTGGACCAAAGGAGACCAA CCAATCACAGCCACCGAAGGGCGCATAAGGGTGGAGGCCAGGAAAGACCTGAGCTGCTTCGTCATCGAgggggcagagagggaggatgagggCAACTACACCATCTGTGTCAACAACGTGGCCGGAGAGGACAAGGCCATGCTGTTTGTGAAGATCGTGG ATGTGCCCGACCCCCCTGAGAACCTGAGATGCACATCGGTGGGAGAGGACTGTGCCAGCATCATTTGGGATCCTCCTGCGTTTGATGGCGGCGTACCACTCAAAG GTTATCtcatggagaggaagaagaagggctCCTCCAGATGGACGAAGCTCAACTTTGATGTCTATGAAGCGTCGACATATGAGGCCAAGAGGATGATTGAAGGCGTCATGTATGAGATGAGGGTGTTTGCCATCAACAGCATCGGCATGTCTCAGCCAAGTCTCAGCTCCAAGCCCTTCATGCCGATCG CCCCGACTAGCGAGCCGATACGCCTGAACGTGCACGATGTGACCGACAGCACGTGCACCCTGAAGTGGCAAGCCCCCGAGAAGATTGGAGCTGGAGGCCTGGATGGCTATATTATTGAATACTGCAAAGAAGGAG GCACTGAGTGGGAGGTGGCAAACCAGGAGCTTTGTGAAAAGCAGGGATTTGTGGTGCGTGGCCTCCCCGTGGGAGAGAAGATCAACTTCAGGGTGAAGGCCGTAAACATCGCCGGACACAGTCCTCCAGCTGTGCTGTCGCAGCCCGTCACCATCCGCGAGATCATGG AGTATCCGAAGATCCGCATCCCTCGCGAGCTGAGGACAAAGTACGTCAGGAAAGTTGGAGAAAAGATCAACCTGACCATCCCCTTCCAG GGTAAGCCACGTCCGGTCGCTACCTGGTTCAAAGACGGTGAACCCATTGACCCCAAGATGGTCAACGTCCGCAGCACAAACGTGGACACCATCCTCTTCATCCGCGAGGCAGAGCGAGAGCACTCCGGGACGTACGAGCTGGTGCTGAAGATCGAGAACATGGAGGACCGGGCCAGCCTCGTCATCAGAATAGTGG ATAAACCCGGACCTCCTACGAAGATGAAGGTGACGGACGTCTGGGGCTTCAACGCGGCTCTGGAGTGGGAAGCCCCCAAGGACGACGGCAACTGTGAGATCATTGGATACACCATCCAGAAGGCGGACATGAAGACGAAG GAGTGGTTCACCGTGTACGAGCACAACAGACGCACAAACTGCACGGCGTCCGATCTGATCATTGGCAACGAGTTCATGTTCCGCGTCTACAGCGAAAACCTCTGCGGCCTGAGCGATGAGGCCGGCCCGAGCAAGAACACGGCGGTCATCGCCAAGACgg ACCTGGCCCACAAACGAAGCCCCTTCAAGGAGAAAGACACGAGCTGTGTGCCCAAGTTTACCCAGCCTCTGATTGACAGATCCATCGTGGCCGGTTACAGCACCACCATCAGCTGCTCCGTGAAAGGCTACCCCAAG CCTAAGATTGTCTGGATGAAGAACAAGATGATCATCGGTCAGGATCCCAAGTTCTTGATGCGGAACAACCAGGGAGTGCTGACCCTCAACATTCGCAAGCCGGGCACCTTCGACGGAGGCAAATACTCCTGCATGGCGGTCAACGAGCTGGGCACGGACGAAGTGGAGTGCAAGCTGGACATCCGAG TGGCCACAGACCCAGACAAGAAGTGA
- the mybpc2b gene encoding myosin binding protein Cb isoform X1, translating to MPEPVPAEKPEGPEESAEEEPLLPDGAYSDGDDAKANPAEEENMSTELTGLFVEKPKENLDVVVGSDLTIIAKVDSTNLTRKPTMKWLKGKWMDLGSKAGKHMQFKETYDRNTKIYTYEMKIIKAKVGHAGVYRCEVTVKDKCDSSSFEISVEASQQEAQADIFSAFKRSDAGEDDGDLDFSALLKTAKKRKVKEEPVIDVWELLKNAHPSEYEKIAFEYGITDLRGMLKRLKKMKVVEPKHCEAFLKRLENCYSVEKGKKIVLRCEVVDPNVTVKWLKNGQEIKPSAKYIMETNGNVRTLTINKTSLADDAAYECVVGEEKCFTEIFIKEPPVTITKLMDDYHVVVGERVEFEVEVSEEGAHVMWFFEDIELVKDKDSTKYRFKKDGKKHTLIIQEATLEYIGMYHAWTNGGHTKGELEVEEKQLQVLQDIADLTVRATDQALFKCEVSDDKVTGKWFKDGVEVLPTERIKMTHIGRFHRLLIENVKPEDAGDYTFIPDGYALSISAKLNFLEIKVDYVPRQDPPKIHLDTSGNMVSQNTIIVVAGNKLRLDVEITGEPAPTVVWTKGDQPITATEGRIRVEARKDLSCFVIEGAEREDEGNYTICVNNVAGEDKAMLFVKIVDVPDPPENLRCTSVGEDCASIIWDPPAFDGGVPLKGYLMERKKKGSSRWTKLNFDVYEASTYEAKRMIEGVMYEMRVFAINSIGMSQPSLSSKPFMPIAPTSEPIRLNVHDVTDSTCTLKWQAPEKIGAGGLDGYIIEYCKEGGTEWEVANQELCEKQGFVVRGLPVGEKINFRVKAVNIAGHSPPAVLSQPVTIREIMEYPKIRIPRELRTKYVRKVGEKINLTIPFQGKPRPVATWFKDGEPIDPKMVNVRSTNVDTILFIREAEREHSGTYELVLKIENMEDRASLVIRIVDKPGPPTKMKVTDVWGFNAALEWEAPKDDGNCEIIGYTIQKADMKTKEWFTVYEHNRRTNCTASDLIIGNEFMFRVYSENLCGLSDEAGPSKNTAVIAKTDLAHKRSPFKEKDTSCVPKFTQPLIDRSIVAGYSTTISCSVKGYPKPKIVWMKNKMIIGQDPKFLMRNNQGVLTLNIRKPGTFDGGKYSCMAVNELGTDEVECKLDIRVATDPDKK from the exons ATGCCCGAGCCAGTCCCTGCAG agAAACCGGAGGGTCCGG AGGAGTCAGCGGAAGAGG AGCCACTCCTACCAGATGGAG CATATTCAGATGGTGACGATG CAAAAGCAAACCCTGCAGAGGAGG AGAACATGTCGACTGAGCTCACCGGGCTCTTCGTCGAGAAGCCGAAAGAAAATCTCGATGTTGTTGTAG GATCGGATCTCACTATCATAGCCAAGGTGGATTCCACCAACCTGACGAGAAAACCCACCATGAAATGGCTGAAGGGAAAGTGGATGGACCTCGGCAGCAAGGCTGGAAAACATATGCAGTTTAAAGAAACCTACGACAGGAATACTAAG ATCTATACTTATGAAATGAAGATCATCAAGGCGAAAGTCGGACATGCCGGGGTCTACAGGTGTGAAGTCACGGTGAAAGACAAGTGTGACAGCTCCAGCTTTGAGATCTCCGTGGAGG cttcacagcaggaggCGCAGGCAGATATCTTCTCTGCCTTCAAGAGATC GGATGCTGGAGAGGACGACGGAGATCTGGATTTCAGTGCTCTGCTGAAAACCGCAAAGAA GAGGAAGGTGAAAGAGGAGCCGGTGATCGACGTGTGGGAATTGCTTAAGAACGCCCATCCGAGCGAGTATGAGAAAATTGCCTTTGAGTATGGCATCACTGACCTGAGGGGCATGCTAAAACgcctgaagaagatgaaggtcgTCGAGCCCAAGCATTGCGAGG CTTTCCTGAAGAGGCTGGAGAATTGCTACTCAGTGGAAAAGGGCAAGAAGATCGTCCTGAGATGTGAGGTGGTCGATCCCAACGTGACGGTCAAATGGTTGAAGAATGGCCAGGAGATCAAACCCTCAGCCAA gtACATCATGGAGACCAACGGGAATGTCCGAACACTCACCATCAACAAGACGTCCCTGGCTGACGACGCTGCGTATGAGTGCGTGGTCGGAGAGGAAAAGTGTTTCACAGAGATCTTCATCAAAG AGCCCCCTGTGACCATCACCAAGCTGATGGATGACTATCATGTGGTTGTTGGAGAGAGAGTGGAGTTTGAGGTCGAGGTGTCGGAGGAGGGCGCCCACGTCATGTG GTTCTTTGAGGATATCGAGCTCGTCAAAGACAAAGACTCCACCAAGTATCGCTTCAAGAAGGATGGAAAGAAGCACACGCTCATCATCCAGGAGGCCACGCTGGAATACATTGGAATGTACCATGCTTGGACAAACGGGGGTCATACCAAaggagagctggaggtggaAG AAAAACAACTGCAGGTGTTGCAGGACATTGCAGATCTGACCGTCAGGGCAACAGACCAGGCTCTGTTCAAGTGCGAGGTGTCCGACGATAAGGTCACAGGAAAGTGGTTCAAAGACGGCGTGGAGGTCCTGCCAACCGAACGCATCAAAATGACTCACATCGGAAG GTTCCATCGTCTGCTTATTGAAAATGTGAAACCAGAGGATGCTGGAGACTACACATTTATTCCTGATGGATACGCTCTGTCCATATCTGCCAAGCTCAACTTCTTGG AAATTAAGGTCGACTACGTGCCAAGACAAG ATCCTCCAAAGATCCACCTGGACACCAGCGGGAATATGGTCTCACAAAACACCATCATCGTGGTGGCAGGCAACAAGCTCCGCCTGGATGTGGAGATCACAGGAGAGCCAGCACCCACCGTCGTGTGGACCAAAGGAGACCAA CCAATCACAGCCACCGAAGGGCGCATAAGGGTGGAGGCCAGGAAAGACCTGAGCTGCTTCGTCATCGAgggggcagagagggaggatgagggCAACTACACCATCTGTGTCAACAACGTGGCCGGAGAGGACAAGGCCATGCTGTTTGTGAAGATCGTGG ATGTGCCCGACCCCCCTGAGAACCTGAGATGCACATCGGTGGGAGAGGACTGTGCCAGCATCATTTGGGATCCTCCTGCGTTTGATGGCGGCGTACCACTCAAAG GTTATCtcatggagaggaagaagaagggctCCTCCAGATGGACGAAGCTCAACTTTGATGTCTATGAAGCGTCGACATATGAGGCCAAGAGGATGATTGAAGGCGTCATGTATGAGATGAGGGTGTTTGCCATCAACAGCATCGGCATGTCTCAGCCAAGTCTCAGCTCCAAGCCCTTCATGCCGATCG CCCCGACTAGCGAGCCGATACGCCTGAACGTGCACGATGTGACCGACAGCACGTGCACCCTGAAGTGGCAAGCCCCCGAGAAGATTGGAGCTGGAGGCCTGGATGGCTATATTATTGAATACTGCAAAGAAGGAG GCACTGAGTGGGAGGTGGCAAACCAGGAGCTTTGTGAAAAGCAGGGATTTGTGGTGCGTGGCCTCCCCGTGGGAGAGAAGATCAACTTCAGGGTGAAGGCCGTAAACATCGCCGGACACAGTCCTCCAGCTGTGCTGTCGCAGCCCGTCACCATCCGCGAGATCATGG AGTATCCGAAGATCCGCATCCCTCGCGAGCTGAGGACAAAGTACGTCAGGAAAGTTGGAGAAAAGATCAACCTGACCATCCCCTTCCAG GGTAAGCCACGTCCGGTCGCTACCTGGTTCAAAGACGGTGAACCCATTGACCCCAAGATGGTCAACGTCCGCAGCACAAACGTGGACACCATCCTCTTCATCCGCGAGGCAGAGCGAGAGCACTCCGGGACGTACGAGCTGGTGCTGAAGATCGAGAACATGGAGGACCGGGCCAGCCTCGTCATCAGAATAGTGG ATAAACCCGGACCTCCTACGAAGATGAAGGTGACGGACGTCTGGGGCTTCAACGCGGCTCTGGAGTGGGAAGCCCCCAAGGACGACGGCAACTGTGAGATCATTGGATACACCATCCAGAAGGCGGACATGAAGACGAAG GAGTGGTTCACCGTGTACGAGCACAACAGACGCACAAACTGCACGGCGTCCGATCTGATCATTGGCAACGAGTTCATGTTCCGCGTCTACAGCGAAAACCTCTGCGGCCTGAGCGATGAGGCCGGCCCGAGCAAGAACACGGCGGTCATCGCCAAGACgg ACCTGGCCCACAAACGAAGCCCCTTCAAGGAGAAAGACACGAGCTGTGTGCCCAAGTTTACCCAGCCTCTGATTGACAGATCCATCGTGGCCGGTTACAGCACCACCATCAGCTGCTCCGTGAAAGGCTACCCCAAG CCTAAGATTGTCTGGATGAAGAACAAGATGATCATCGGTCAGGATCCCAAGTTCTTGATGCGGAACAACCAGGGAGTGCTGACCCTCAACATTCGCAAGCCGGGCACCTTCGACGGAGGCAAATACTCCTGCATGGCGGTCAACGAGCTGGGCACGGACGAAGTGGAGTGCAAGCTGGACATCCGAG TGGCCACAGACCCAGACAAGAAGTGA
- the mybpc2b gene encoding myosin binding protein Cb isoform X5, translating to MPEPVPAEKPEGPEPLLPDGAKANPAEEENMSTELTGLFVEKPKENLDVVVGSDLTIIAKVDSTNLTRKPTMKWLKGKWMDLGSKAGKHMQFKETYDRNTKIYTYEMKIIKAKVGHAGVYRCEVTVKDKCDSSSFEISVEASQQEAQADIFSAFKRSDAGEDDGDLDFSALLKTAKKRKVKEEPVIDVWELLKNAHPSEYEKIAFEYGITDLRGMLKRLKKMKVVEPKHCEAFLKRLENCYSVEKGKKIVLRCEVVDPNVTVKWLKNGQEIKPSAKYIMETNGNVRTLTINKTSLADDAAYECVVGEEKCFTEIFIKEPPVTITKLMDDYHVVVGERVEFEVEVSEEGAHVMWFFEDIELVKDKDSTKYRFKKDGKKHTLIIQEATLEYIGMYHAWTNGGHTKGELEVEEKQLQVLQDIADLTVRATDQALFKCEVSDDKVTGKWFKDGVEVLPTERIKMTHIGRFHRLLIENVKPEDAGDYTFIPDGYALSISAKLNFLEIKVDYVPRQDPPKIHLDTSGNMVSQNTIIVVAGNKLRLDVEITGEPAPTVVWTKGDQPITATEGRIRVEARKDLSCFVIEGAEREDEGNYTICVNNVAGEDKAMLFVKIVDVPDPPENLRCTSVGEDCASIIWDPPAFDGGVPLKGYLMERKKKGSSRWTKLNFDVYEASTYEAKRMIEGVMYEMRVFAINSIGMSQPSLSSKPFMPIAPTSEPIRLNVHDVTDSTCTLKWQAPEKIGAGGLDGYIIEYCKEGGTEWEVANQELCEKQGFVVRGLPVGEKINFRVKAVNIAGHSPPAVLSQPVTIREIMEYPKIRIPRELRTKYVRKVGEKINLTIPFQGKPRPVATWFKDGEPIDPKMVNVRSTNVDTILFIREAEREHSGTYELVLKIENMEDRASLVIRIVDKPGPPTKMKVTDVWGFNAALEWEAPKDDGNCEIIGYTIQKADMKTKEWFTVYEHNRRTNCTASDLIIGNEFMFRVYSENLCGLSDEAGPSKNTAVIAKTDLAHKRSPFKEKDTSCVPKFTQPLIDRSIVAGYSTTISCSVKGYPKPKIVWMKNKMIIGQDPKFLMRNNQGVLTLNIRKPGTFDGGKYSCMAVNELGTDEVECKLDIRVATDPDKK from the exons ATGCCCGAGCCAGTCCCTGCAG agAAACCGGAGGGTCCGG AGCCACTCCTACCAGATGGAG CAAAAGCAAACCCTGCAGAGGAGG AGAACATGTCGACTGAGCTCACCGGGCTCTTCGTCGAGAAGCCGAAAGAAAATCTCGATGTTGTTGTAG GATCGGATCTCACTATCATAGCCAAGGTGGATTCCACCAACCTGACGAGAAAACCCACCATGAAATGGCTGAAGGGAAAGTGGATGGACCTCGGCAGCAAGGCTGGAAAACATATGCAGTTTAAAGAAACCTACGACAGGAATACTAAG ATCTATACTTATGAAATGAAGATCATCAAGGCGAAAGTCGGACATGCCGGGGTCTACAGGTGTGAAGTCACGGTGAAAGACAAGTGTGACAGCTCCAGCTTTGAGATCTCCGTGGAGG cttcacagcaggaggCGCAGGCAGATATCTTCTCTGCCTTCAAGAGATC GGATGCTGGAGAGGACGACGGAGATCTGGATTTCAGTGCTCTGCTGAAAACCGCAAAGAA GAGGAAGGTGAAAGAGGAGCCGGTGATCGACGTGTGGGAATTGCTTAAGAACGCCCATCCGAGCGAGTATGAGAAAATTGCCTTTGAGTATGGCATCACTGACCTGAGGGGCATGCTAAAACgcctgaagaagatgaaggtcgTCGAGCCCAAGCATTGCGAGG CTTTCCTGAAGAGGCTGGAGAATTGCTACTCAGTGGAAAAGGGCAAGAAGATCGTCCTGAGATGTGAGGTGGTCGATCCCAACGTGACGGTCAAATGGTTGAAGAATGGCCAGGAGATCAAACCCTCAGCCAA gtACATCATGGAGACCAACGGGAATGTCCGAACACTCACCATCAACAAGACGTCCCTGGCTGACGACGCTGCGTATGAGTGCGTGGTCGGAGAGGAAAAGTGTTTCACAGAGATCTTCATCAAAG AGCCCCCTGTGACCATCACCAAGCTGATGGATGACTATCATGTGGTTGTTGGAGAGAGAGTGGAGTTTGAGGTCGAGGTGTCGGAGGAGGGCGCCCACGTCATGTG GTTCTTTGAGGATATCGAGCTCGTCAAAGACAAAGACTCCACCAAGTATCGCTTCAAGAAGGATGGAAAGAAGCACACGCTCATCATCCAGGAGGCCACGCTGGAATACATTGGAATGTACCATGCTTGGACAAACGGGGGTCATACCAAaggagagctggaggtggaAG AAAAACAACTGCAGGTGTTGCAGGACATTGCAGATCTGACCGTCAGGGCAACAGACCAGGCTCTGTTCAAGTGCGAGGTGTCCGACGATAAGGTCACAGGAAAGTGGTTCAAAGACGGCGTGGAGGTCCTGCCAACCGAACGCATCAAAATGACTCACATCGGAAG GTTCCATCGTCTGCTTATTGAAAATGTGAAACCAGAGGATGCTGGAGACTACACATTTATTCCTGATGGATACGCTCTGTCCATATCTGCCAAGCTCAACTTCTTGG AAATTAAGGTCGACTACGTGCCAAGACAAG ATCCTCCAAAGATCCACCTGGACACCAGCGGGAATATGGTCTCACAAAACACCATCATCGTGGTGGCAGGCAACAAGCTCCGCCTGGATGTGGAGATCACAGGAGAGCCAGCACCCACCGTCGTGTGGACCAAAGGAGACCAA CCAATCACAGCCACCGAAGGGCGCATAAGGGTGGAGGCCAGGAAAGACCTGAGCTGCTTCGTCATCGAgggggcagagagggaggatgagggCAACTACACCATCTGTGTCAACAACGTGGCCGGAGAGGACAAGGCCATGCTGTTTGTGAAGATCGTGG ATGTGCCCGACCCCCCTGAGAACCTGAGATGCACATCGGTGGGAGAGGACTGTGCCAGCATCATTTGGGATCCTCCTGCGTTTGATGGCGGCGTACCACTCAAAG GTTATCtcatggagaggaagaagaagggctCCTCCAGATGGACGAAGCTCAACTTTGATGTCTATGAAGCGTCGACATATGAGGCCAAGAGGATGATTGAAGGCGTCATGTATGAGATGAGGGTGTTTGCCATCAACAGCATCGGCATGTCTCAGCCAAGTCTCAGCTCCAAGCCCTTCATGCCGATCG CCCCGACTAGCGAGCCGATACGCCTGAACGTGCACGATGTGACCGACAGCACGTGCACCCTGAAGTGGCAAGCCCCCGAGAAGATTGGAGCTGGAGGCCTGGATGGCTATATTATTGAATACTGCAAAGAAGGAG GCACTGAGTGGGAGGTGGCAAACCAGGAGCTTTGTGAAAAGCAGGGATTTGTGGTGCGTGGCCTCCCCGTGGGAGAGAAGATCAACTTCAGGGTGAAGGCCGTAAACATCGCCGGACACAGTCCTCCAGCTGTGCTGTCGCAGCCCGTCACCATCCGCGAGATCATGG AGTATCCGAAGATCCGCATCCCTCGCGAGCTGAGGACAAAGTACGTCAGGAAAGTTGGAGAAAAGATCAACCTGACCATCCCCTTCCAG GGTAAGCCACGTCCGGTCGCTACCTGGTTCAAAGACGGTGAACCCATTGACCCCAAGATGGTCAACGTCCGCAGCACAAACGTGGACACCATCCTCTTCATCCGCGAGGCAGAGCGAGAGCACTCCGGGACGTACGAGCTGGTGCTGAAGATCGAGAACATGGAGGACCGGGCCAGCCTCGTCATCAGAATAGTGG ATAAACCCGGACCTCCTACGAAGATGAAGGTGACGGACGTCTGGGGCTTCAACGCGGCTCTGGAGTGGGAAGCCCCCAAGGACGACGGCAACTGTGAGATCATTGGATACACCATCCAGAAGGCGGACATGAAGACGAAG GAGTGGTTCACCGTGTACGAGCACAACAGACGCACAAACTGCACGGCGTCCGATCTGATCATTGGCAACGAGTTCATGTTCCGCGTCTACAGCGAAAACCTCTGCGGCCTGAGCGATGAGGCCGGCCCGAGCAAGAACACGGCGGTCATCGCCAAGACgg ACCTGGCCCACAAACGAAGCCCCTTCAAGGAGAAAGACACGAGCTGTGTGCCCAAGTTTACCCAGCCTCTGATTGACAGATCCATCGTGGCCGGTTACAGCACCACCATCAGCTGCTCCGTGAAAGGCTACCCCAAG CCTAAGATTGTCTGGATGAAGAACAAGATGATCATCGGTCAGGATCCCAAGTTCTTGATGCGGAACAACCAGGGAGTGCTGACCCTCAACATTCGCAAGCCGGGCACCTTCGACGGAGGCAAATACTCCTGCATGGCGGTCAACGAGCTGGGCACGGACGAAGTGGAGTGCAAGCTGGACATCCGAG TGGCCACAGACCCAGACAAGAAGTGA